The nucleotide window GAACAGGCAACACCGGAAGGAAGCCCAAGCCAGTTCGTCAATTGTGCGGAAGCGGCGTTCAAAAGGGCTGTTTCCCCACCGCCGCCTGAAAAGGCACCTGTGCGCAGGTCCACAACAAGTGGCCAGTTGGAAAAGATCATCGGAAACCCGGGGCAAATGGCGTGCACCATGACAAGGCTCGCAAGGGTTTCCGCAAGTGACTGCGCCAGAAAACCGGCCAATGTCGCCGGTGCCGTCGCACCTGCCTGCGCGGCCGTGATACACGTCATCGGTATCTTGTGACGGATGCATTCATAAACCACCCCAACAGCGTCCTCACCATACCTCAGAGGAGAGATCACCGGGCTGATATGCGCCTTCAGAAACGGTCGTTTTGCGAACTCACCTCTGCCACCAGCAGCAACATCCAGCATCTCCACAATTGGGCTCACATGTTCCGGCAACGTGAAAGAGGTCGCGATCGGTTTGGTGGTGTTTTTGAGAAGCGCATAAACGGTGTTCACATCCAGATCGAAATTGTCCGGAACATCCGTTGCAACGCAGCAGCGGGTAAACCAGCTGACATTCTGCAACACGTCCTGAAGCCGGGCGAAATTGTGAAGGTCCGCAAGCGTCGACGGTCGATAAAGACCGGTTTCCATATCAAGCGTTTGAACTGCCGCGCCTCCGGTTCCGAAATAGACCCGGTCACCACCGACCACAATCGACCGTTGCTCATCCCTCCCGTGAAAAGTGAAGGATTTGGCGGCTGAAGCGATCGCAGCCTCAACAAGCTTTTGGGGAAAGCACAGTCTGTCGCCACTCGCTTGCTTTGCGCCCGCAGCCAGCAGATCGGTTCGAAGCCGAGCTGGCACCTCTCCCATTCCCAGATGCGAAAGCAAGTCAAGTGCGGTTTGAAAAACCTGACGCAGTTCATGGTCTTCGAGCGGCCTGTACCGCCCCCCCAGCTGACCGGGCGGACACGGGTCGATCAAAGGTTTTGCGGCCCGCATTGCCAATCGCTCCTTGCGGCCACCTCTCTTCCTCAGACCTCCCGCCATGACGGACCCTCCAGAACCTTTGCAGGCAATTTCAGAAGATCCACAAAGCCGGTGCAATGAAATTGAGCAAATTTTGAAAAAATCGTCTTTATATTTCTAATTTCTCGAAATTATAGATCACTACATTGTCGGCAGTCTGGGCATTCGGCTTTATGGGCGCTCCACCGAATTTGGAGTTTAACTGAATGAAGTCGCGTACCAGGGCCGTGGTCATCGGCGGAGGCATTGCTGGATGCTCAACGCTCTTTCATCTCACGCAAGAAGGCTGGAGCGACGTTGTCCTCGTCGAACGCAATGAGCTGACAAGTGGCACGACCTGGCATTCAGCAGCCCAAGTGACGAACTTTGGCATGAACCAAACGATGGTCGGCCTCAAAAGTCATTCCATCCGCCTGTATAAGGAACTTGCGGAGAACCCTGATTACCCGATCAACTATCATCATGGCGATGGTGGTATGCGGCTGGCGAATACCAAAGCCCAGATGCAGGGTTATCGGCATTTCGCCTCCATGGCTCGTGCAATGGACGTGCATTTTGAAGTTATTGACGCAGACGAATGCGCCCGCCGTCACCCGCTGGTTTCCAAGGATAATCTCCTGGGTGGATTGTGGGATCCCCTGGACGGCGACATCGACCCTGCTCAATTGTGCCAGGCCCTCGCCTTTCATTCCCGCAAGGCAGGCGCTGAAATCTACCGCAACACCCCCGTAACGGCTTTAACCCAACACCGGGACGACACATGGACGGTGCATACCGAACACGGAGATATTGACTGCGATGTCGTTGTCAACGCGTGCGGCTATCGGGTCAATGAAGTCGCCGCCATGATGGATGTGCACCACCCGGTCGCCTCCATGGAACACCAGTATTTTCTTACCGAAGACATTCCGGAGATTGTTGCGGCAGGTCACCGGATGCCGCTCATTCGGTGCCCCATCAGCGACTATTATTGCCGCCAGGAAAAACAGGGACTGCTGATCGGTTTTTACGAGCAAGGCTGCAAGACCTTCGGCATGGATGGCATTGACCCAAACTTCGTCAACGCGCTTTGTCCAGACGATCTCGATCGCATCATGGATGTTTTGGAAGGCGCATTTGCAAGAATGCCCGCGCTCACAAGTGCCGGAATCCGCTCGGTAATAAACGGCCCCATAACCTATACGATTGACGGGGCACCGCTTGTCGGCCCCATTCCGGGCAAGCGAAACGCCTTTTGCATAATCGGCCTCAGAGCTGGCCTTGGAGAAGGTGGCGGCCACGGATGGCTTCTGGCCCAGCAGATCGTTCACGGCGAGGCCTGCTACGATACCTGGTGCATCGACCCGCGAAGATTTACCGGGCATGCCAATGTCGAGCTGACATCAGTGAAAGCGATCGAAGACTATCAGAACGAATTCCGTTTTCACTTTCCACATGAACACCGACCTGCTGGAAGACCGGCCAAAACAACCCCGCTCACGCCCATATTGAAGGTCGAGGGTGCAGAGTTCACTGTGGTCAATGGCTGGGAACGCGTCGACTACATCAAGCCAAATGAAGCCTTTCATCCCTCACTTGGCTACGGGTTCGATGAAGCGTTTGAGGTGGTCAAGCACGAGGTTGAAAACGTCCGGGACAACGTCGGCCTTTGCGAAGTCAATGGTTTCAACAGAATTGAGATTTCAGGCGCCGACCGGCATTCCTTTCTGGATCGTCTCGTCTGCAGCACTGTTCCAAAGCGCGATGGCCGTGTCGGACTTGGCTATCTTCTCAATCATCATGGCAGGATCAAATGCGAAGCAACATTTGCAAACTTGCCAAGGAGCGATCGCGGCCCAGCCCGCGTCTGGTATGGCTCTGCCGCTGCAAGTGAATTCCATGACATGGACTGGCTGCAGCAGCACCTTCGAGACAACGAAGATGTTGAGATCAAAAGCCTGACCAATGATCAGACCATCCTTGTTCTTGCCGGACCGAATGCAAGAAAGGTCCTGTCCGGATGCGCACGAGGCGACTGGTCCGCTGAAGCCTTTCCGTGGCTTAGCGTCCGCGAGTGTTTTGTCGGATTTGCGCCTGCCACAGTCATGTCAGTGAGCTTCTCCGGTGAATTGGCCTATGAAATCCATGTTCCGAATGCGTCGCTCTATGGCGCATATCTTGCGCTCCGAAAGGCAGGAGCGCCGTTTGACATGAAGCTGTTTGGTGCGCGCGCGGTGGAGACCATGCGCCTGGAGAAAGGCTTTTTCCACTGGAAGGCGGATCTTCTGACTGAGTTCAATCCCTTTGAGACCGGCCTCGATCGATTTGTGAAAATGTCCAAGGACACATTCATTGGAAGAGCCTCCCTTCAAGAACACATGGCGAATGGGCCAACCAAAAGGATGGTTACGCTGAGAATTGAAGCCGAACATGCGCCGGCGCCACCGGGAGCCTCGCTCATGATGGATGCGCGAGTCGTCGGTACGGTGACGTCCGGCGACTGGGGACACAGGGTTGGACTGAACCTGGCCTATGCCTTTGTTGACCCGGCCTTTTCAGAAGTCGGAAACACCATGACGCTCGATCTGTGCGGCGAGTTGATCACGGCGACCGTCATTCCACATTCACCATATGATCCCGGACATCTACTCATGCGGAGCTGATCCGTCAGACCTTTTGTGGACCCGGCATTGCGCTTTCAAAGGGAGCACCCAGTGAACTCAAGTGTCAGGCTGCGCCGTCGAGGACGAGACCTTCGGCGCAATGCACGATGATTTCCGAGACCTGCCGGCAAT belongs to Roseibium porphyridii and includes:
- a CDS encoding GcvT family protein encodes the protein MKSRTRAVVIGGGIAGCSTLFHLTQEGWSDVVLVERNELTSGTTWHSAAQVTNFGMNQTMVGLKSHSIRLYKELAENPDYPINYHHGDGGMRLANTKAQMQGYRHFASMARAMDVHFEVIDADECARRHPLVSKDNLLGGLWDPLDGDIDPAQLCQALAFHSRKAGAEIYRNTPVTALTQHRDDTWTVHTEHGDIDCDVVVNACGYRVNEVAAMMDVHHPVASMEHQYFLTEDIPEIVAAGHRMPLIRCPISDYYCRQEKQGLLIGFYEQGCKTFGMDGIDPNFVNALCPDDLDRIMDVLEGAFARMPALTSAGIRSVINGPITYTIDGAPLVGPIPGKRNAFCIIGLRAGLGEGGGHGWLLAQQIVHGEACYDTWCIDPRRFTGHANVELTSVKAIEDYQNEFRFHFPHEHRPAGRPAKTTPLTPILKVEGAEFTVVNGWERVDYIKPNEAFHPSLGYGFDEAFEVVKHEVENVRDNVGLCEVNGFNRIEISGADRHSFLDRLVCSTVPKRDGRVGLGYLLNHHGRIKCEATFANLPRSDRGPARVWYGSAAASEFHDMDWLQQHLRDNEDVEIKSLTNDQTILVLAGPNARKVLSGCARGDWSAEAFPWLSVRECFVGFAPATVMSVSFSGELAYEIHVPNASLYGAYLALRKAGAPFDMKLFGARAVETMRLEKGFFHWKADLLTEFNPFETGLDRFVKMSKDTFIGRASLQEHMANGPTKRMVTLRIEAEHAPAPPGASLMMDARVVGTVTSGDWGHRVGLNLAYAFVDPAFSEVGNTMTLDLCGELITATVIPHSPYDPGHLLMRS
- a CDS encoding trimethylamine methyltransferase family protein, with product MAGGLRKRGGRKERLAMRAAKPLIDPCPPGQLGGRYRPLEDHELRQVFQTALDLLSHLGMGEVPARLRTDLLAAGAKQASGDRLCFPQKLVEAAIASAAKSFTFHGRDEQRSIVVGGDRVYFGTGGAAVQTLDMETGLYRPSTLADLHNFARLQDVLQNVSWFTRCCVATDVPDNFDLDVNTVYALLKNTTKPIATSFTLPEHVSPIVEMLDVAAGGRGEFAKRPFLKAHISPVISPLRYGEDAVGVVYECIRHKIPMTCITAAQAGATAPATLAGFLAQSLAETLASLVMVHAICPGFPMIFSNWPLVVDLRTGAFSGGGGETALLNAASAQLTNWLGLPSGVACSMTDAKAVDAQAGVEKGITSLAAALAGGNLIYESSGMTASLLGASFEAFVLDDEMHSLTYRTLRGIEVTEKSLAFETIRDAVLGEGHFLGCENTYQAMERDYFYPALADRDEPRTWAQNGAQDAWGRARERATDILNSHHPVYLDKEEDRYIRSRFKIL